CCGTACTTGGACCGGCTTTGCTTGCGATTCTCAACACCGACCGAGTCCAGGGTCCCGCGCACGACATGGTAACGTACTCCAGGCAGGTCCTTCACACGGCCTCCGCGAATCAGCACAATCGAATGCTCCTGGAGGTTGTGGCCAATGCCAGGAATGTAAGTCGTGACCTCGATGCCGTTGGTCAACCGCACTCGCGCCACCTTGCGCAAGGCCGAGTTCGGCTTCTTCGGAGTCGAGGTATAGACCCGCACGCAGACACCCCGCTTTTGTGGACAGCCCTGGAGTGCTGGACTGCTGGTCTTGTCTCTGGCCTTGGTTCGACCCAACCTCACCAGCTGATTAAACGTCGGCAACTCCTAATC
This DNA window, taken from Acidobacteriota bacterium, encodes the following:
- the rpsL gene encoding 30S ribosomal protein S12, which encodes MPTFNQLVRLGRTKARDKTSSPALQGCPQKRGVCVRVYTSTPKKPNSALRKVARVRLTNGIEVTTYIPGIGHNLQEHSIVLIRGGRVKDLPGVRYHVVRGTLDSVGVENRKQSRSKYGAKRPK